Below is a window of Haloterrigena alkaliphila DNA.
CGTTCTACGAGCGACTCGAGGGCGTCTCCTTCGACTGGGAGGACCTGGAGAATCCGCTCGCCGAACCAGTCACGAGGGAGGGCCTCCTCGAGGCCGAGCACGACGTCCACTTCCTCGATCCGTCCTACCTGCTGACGACCCAGGACGACTGGGACGAATCCCGGATCGAGACGATCGCCGAGACCGTCGGCCCGTGGGTCGGGAGCTACCACAGCGGCGTCCACAGCGAACCGGCCGAGGCGTACGCCGACAGCTACGAGTACTACACGCTCTGGGAACTCTTCGAGAAGGTCGCGGCCGTCTTTCAGGAGCGGGAGCGCTACGAAGCCCTCGCGGCGCTCGCCGAGGAGACCCGCTCACAGATCGAGTCGAATCTCCCGCCCGAGAGCGAGCGGCCGACGGTCGCGCGGGCCACCTACGATCCGAACAACGACGTCTTCTACGCCCACCACCTCAACGCGGACGGCTTCTGGCAGGCCGAGATCCGCCCGCTTGGCGCCCGCGACGTCTTCGCCGACCGGGAGTGGTCGGCCGACTGGGGCACGATCGACTACGAGACGATGCTCGAGGCCGATCCGGACGTGCTCCTCCACCTCTGGGGGATCACGCCGCAGTACCCGATCGACGAGGCTCGAGCGGCGCTGGAGGATCACGATGCGGCCAGTCGGCTGCGCGCGGTCCGGAACGACCGCGTCGTCGCCGGCGGGATGCGCTACCAGGGACCGATCATGAACCTCTTCCAGCTCGAGATGACGGTCAAACAGCTCTATCCGGAGCAGTTCGGCGAGTGGCCCGGCTTCGAACCCGGCGAGGCGTATCCGGAGATCCCGGCCGACGAACGGCTGTTCGACCGCGATCGGGTCGCCGAGATCGTCACCGAGGGCGCGGCGAATGACGACTGAAACCGACGATCGCGACGGGCCGGTCGACGAGTTCGGTACCGACGACGTCGATCCCCAGTTCGA
It encodes the following:
- a CDS encoding ABC transporter substrate-binding protein, with the protein product MNGPRQFDRTRREFVGAGIAAGTAALAGCISGDGTGGSGDEDGYTVTMAPMGEMEFDSVPEDAFVTFTQYADMAVALGHGDAVSTLFSPAMSGPTMDAFYERLEGVSFDWEDLENPLAEPVTREGLLEAEHDVHFLDPSYLLTTQDDWDESRIETIAETVGPWVGSYHSGVHSEPAEAYADSYEYYTLWELFEKVAAVFQERERYEALAALAEETRSQIESNLPPESERPTVARATYDPNNDVFYAHHLNADGFWQAEIRPLGARDVFADREWSADWGTIDYETMLEADPDVLLHLWGITPQYPIDEARAALEDHDAASRLRAVRNDRVVAGGMRYQGPIMNLFQLEMTVKQLYPEQFGEWPGFEPGEAYPEIPADERLFDRDRVAEIVTEGAANDD